A region of Polyangiaceae bacterium DNA encodes the following proteins:
- a CDS encoding CBS domain-containing protein has product MVVEDVMTEAPITVSSSTSIRKVIMTLFESDFRHLPIVDGGQLVGIVSDRDLRAFMTPSMIELEKPEEVQRRLAQPVSTVMNADVVSVTPETDLADVIEMMLDQKVGAIPVVRPDTQELVGIVSYVDVLRAAQELFED; this is encoded by the coding sequence ATGGTTGTCGAAGACGTCATGACCGAGGCCCCGATCACCGTGTCGTCCAGCACTTCCATTCGGAAGGTCATCATGACGCTCTTCGAGAGTGACTTCCGGCACCTACCCATCGTCGATGGCGGTCAGCTCGTCGGCATCGTCAGCGATCGCGACCTGCGCGCGTTCATGACACCGAGCATGATCGAGCTCGAGAAGCCCGAGGAGGTCCAGCGCCGTCTGGCCCAGCCCGTGTCGACCGTGATGAACGCCGACGTCGTCAGCGTGACTCCCGAGACCGACCTCGCCGACGTGATTGAGATGATGCTCGATCAGAAGGTCGGCGCCATTCCGGTGGTTCGTCCCGACACCCAGGAGCTGGTCGGCATCGTCAGCTACGTGGACGTGCTGCGAGCCGCACAAGAGCTCTTCGAGGATTGA
- a CDS encoding NAD-dependent epimerase/dehydratase family protein, translated as MRRVLVIGATTPIGRALVEALLGEPSTGLVLAVGAEADPIPLGAHEPDRYRYRQVDLTRGRELHDLLFADARELGVEVVVHNALHRRAHDEGPRVHALNVESTRELLSLCERHPTIRRFVFRSASAVYHLDPGRSTLLSEDDPLELSPDAPQKVRDRVEADLTVCTRMGMSRLQIVVLRCSEILTADIGSQLHDYLSSSLCLRPLGFDPMLHLLSLEDLTRALVLAIDSQDSGVFNIPGADVLPLSRAIELWGRVGVPVPGPLLAPLYRLRASALGMDFRYDLNHRRFHFSAVLDGRRARERLGYEPKHRIAWPAE; from the coding sequence ATGAGGCGTGTGCTCGTCATCGGCGCGACGACGCCCATCGGGCGCGCGCTGGTCGAGGCGCTGCTCGGCGAACCGAGCACGGGGCTCGTGCTGGCCGTCGGTGCAGAGGCCGACCCCATCCCGCTCGGTGCGCACGAGCCGGACCGTTATCGCTACCGGCAAGTGGACCTGACCCGAGGCCGAGAGCTGCACGACCTGCTCTTCGCCGACGCCCGCGAGCTGGGCGTCGAGGTAGTGGTGCACAACGCGCTTCACCGCCGCGCCCACGACGAGGGGCCTCGCGTCCACGCGCTGAACGTCGAGAGCACGCGCGAGCTGCTCTCGCTGTGTGAACGCCACCCTACCATCCGGCGCTTCGTCTTCCGCAGCGCGAGCGCCGTCTACCACCTCGATCCTGGTCGCTCGACCTTGCTCTCCGAGGACGACCCGCTCGAGCTCTCGCCGGATGCACCGCAGAAAGTTCGGGACCGGGTCGAGGCAGATCTGACCGTATGCACGCGCATGGGCATGTCACGCCTCCAGATCGTGGTCTTGCGTTGCTCGGAGATCCTGACGGCTGACATCGGGAGCCAGCTCCACGACTACCTCTCGTCGAGCCTGTGCCTCCGGCCCCTCGGCTTCGATCCGATGCTGCACCTCCTGTCGCTCGAAGACCTGACCCGCGCGCTGGTGCTCGCCATCGACAGCCAGGACAGCGGTGTGTTCAACATTCCGGGCGCCGACGTGCTCCCCCTCTCGCGGGCCATCGAGCTCTGGGGTCGAGTCGGCGTTCCGGTCCCCGGACCGCTCCTGGCCCCGCTCTACCGCCTGCGCGCGAGCGCGCTCGGGATGGACTTCCGCTACGATCTGAACCACCGGCGCTTCCATTTCAGCGCGGTGCTCGACGGCCGGCGCGCGCGCGAGCGCCTGGGCTACGAGCCGAAGCACCGCATCGCCTGGCCGGCGGAGTAG
- a CDS encoding universal stress protein, producing the protein MAGLLRILLATDFGRAAALARADAALLSRLYQVPVDVVHVHASEPRTRASEAARDARTREHLAECREALLADGARLGEERSTRGSAAEAVLHTAEALDSSVIVLGAGDRAHDTGATAETVARFARQPVWISRPRSEPGLARVLAAVDCSPASREALSFARALCDLCAGTLTIAHVLEHPDFVAGADTSAGELSEHAARAKAALLDFVTPELGPTVRYEWGRPHEVLDRIARQEKSDLLVMGRAGLGGLRRVFLGGTAERLLRAATCSLLLTSPAGPT; encoded by the coding sequence ATGGCCGGTCTACTTCGCATCCTGCTCGCGACCGACTTCGGACGGGCCGCCGCCTTGGCACGCGCGGATGCGGCGTTGCTCTCTCGTCTGTACCAAGTTCCCGTGGACGTCGTTCACGTGCACGCGTCCGAGCCCAGGACCCGGGCCAGCGAAGCCGCGCGCGACGCCCGCACCCGAGAGCACCTGGCGGAGTGCCGTGAGGCCCTGCTCGCAGACGGCGCACGCCTCGGAGAAGAGCGCTCGACCCGGGGCAGCGCGGCCGAGGCCGTGCTCCACACCGCCGAAGCGCTGGACTCCAGCGTGATCGTGCTCGGCGCCGGCGACCGCGCCCACGACACCGGGGCAACGGCGGAGACCGTCGCGCGCTTCGCGCGGCAGCCGGTCTGGATCAGCCGCCCGCGGAGCGAGCCCGGCCTCGCGCGGGTGCTCGCAGCCGTGGATTGCTCGCCGGCGTCGCGCGAGGCGCTGTCGTTCGCGAGAGCGCTGTGCGACCTCTGCGCGGGCACCCTGACCATCGCTCACGTGCTCGAGCACCCGGACTTCGTGGCGGGTGCCGATACCAGCGCCGGGGAGCTGTCCGAGCACGCGGCGCGCGCCAAGGCAGCGCTGCTCGACTTCGTCACTCCGGAGCTCGGGCCGACCGTGCGCTACGAGTGGGGACGACCGCACGAGGTCCTCGACCGCATCGCGCGCCAGGAGAAGAGCGATCTCTTGGTGATGGGACGCGCAGGGCTGGGTGGTCTGCGCCGGGTCTTCCTCGGCGGAACCGCGGAGCGGCTGTTGCGCGCGGCCACCTGCTCCCTCCTCCTGACCAGCCCTGCCGGGCCAACCTGA
- a CDS encoding acyltransferase family protein — MSLRRRIVRSLADALLGPAEREVARQLAFRDAGHGFDVLGFQPEAFAVAMGVCRFAYDRYFRVESHGAEHLPRSGAAILASNHSGLLPIDGAMIVADVVRHTSPPRVARVIGDVFIPLMPWVGTVFSRIGVVAGSQGNFRHLLETGELVLVFPEGAPGIGKGWDKRYQLQDWRVGHAELALRHRVAVIPVAVVGAEEAWPELGRIDSFHVFGAPFLPIPATPLPLPVRFHVYYGEPLQLHDRFADPDDPSAVRDAAHAVKEAVEALIARGLSERKGLFR; from the coding sequence ATGTCTCTCAGGCGTCGCATCGTGCGCTCACTCGCCGACGCGCTCCTCGGTCCGGCCGAGCGCGAGGTGGCGCGTCAGCTCGCGTTTCGCGACGCGGGCCACGGCTTCGACGTGCTGGGGTTCCAACCGGAGGCATTCGCCGTTGCGATGGGCGTGTGTCGCTTCGCCTACGATCGCTACTTCCGCGTCGAGAGCCACGGCGCGGAGCACCTGCCGCGCTCCGGCGCGGCCATCCTCGCGTCCAACCACAGCGGGCTGCTCCCCATCGACGGCGCCATGATCGTCGCGGACGTGGTGCGTCACACCTCGCCGCCGCGGGTGGCGCGGGTGATCGGGGACGTGTTCATCCCCCTCATGCCCTGGGTGGGCACGGTTTTCAGCCGCATCGGGGTCGTCGCGGGCAGTCAGGGCAACTTCCGCCACCTGCTCGAGACGGGCGAGCTGGTGTTGGTCTTTCCCGAGGGCGCGCCGGGCATCGGCAAGGGCTGGGACAAGCGCTACCAGCTCCAGGATTGGCGGGTGGGGCACGCCGAGCTCGCGCTTCGACACCGCGTCGCCGTGATCCCCGTAGCCGTGGTGGGAGCGGAGGAGGCCTGGCCGGAGCTCGGTCGCATCGACTCGTTCCACGTCTTTGGAGCTCCATTCCTGCCCATCCCCGCCACCCCGCTGCCCCTGCCGGTGCGCTTCCACGTGTACTACGGCGAGCCGCTCCAGCTTCACGACCGCTTCGCCGATCCGGACGACCCCTCGGCGGTCCGCGACGCCGCCCACGCGGTGAAGGAGGCCGTCGAGGCACTGATCGCGCGGGGCCTCTCGGAGCGAAAGGGGCTGTTTCGATGA
- a CDS encoding FAD/NAD(P)-binding protein, translated as MSDPLFPEPMEVLRVRRETDDTFSFDLDARPRGGFRFAPGQFNMLYAFGLGEVPISISGDPLRPAVLTHTIRAVGPTTRALEKLRKGDSVGVRGPFGTPWPVDEAQGKDVMLVAGGIGLAPLRPTIYSVLSRRKVFGKVHIAYGARTPAELLFVKELEKWRGRIDVDLEVTVDRGDPDWRGHTGVVTKLLRRFDLAPESTVAMLCGPEVMMRFASRELEGLGVPASRVYLSMERNMKCAVGSCGHCQLGPTFICKDGPVYPLTKMAPLMSVKEL; from the coding sequence ATGAGCGATCCGCTGTTCCCCGAGCCGATGGAGGTGCTGCGCGTCCGGCGCGAGACGGACGACACGTTCAGCTTCGATCTGGACGCCCGCCCGCGCGGCGGCTTTCGCTTCGCTCCGGGACAGTTCAACATGCTCTACGCCTTCGGTCTCGGCGAGGTGCCCATCTCGATCAGCGGTGACCCGCTGAGGCCTGCCGTCTTGACCCACACCATCCGCGCCGTGGGTCCCACCACGCGGGCGCTGGAGAAGCTCCGCAAAGGAGACAGCGTCGGGGTGCGCGGTCCGTTCGGCACGCCCTGGCCGGTGGACGAGGCGCAGGGCAAGGACGTGATGCTCGTGGCCGGCGGCATCGGCCTGGCCCCGCTGCGACCCACCATCTACAGCGTGCTCTCGCGTCGCAAGGTGTTCGGCAAGGTCCACATCGCCTACGGCGCGCGCACGCCCGCCGAGCTCCTGTTCGTGAAGGAGCTCGAGAAGTGGCGGGGCCGCATCGACGTGGATCTGGAGGTCACCGTGGACCGTGGCGACCCCGACTGGCGCGGGCATACCGGCGTGGTCACCAAGCTGCTTCGGCGCTTCGACCTCGCGCCCGAGAGCACCGTGGCCATGCTGTGCGGACCGGAGGTGATGATGCGCTTCGCGTCGCGCGAGCTCGAGGGCCTGGGCGTGCCGGCGAGCCGCGTCTACCTGTCCATGGAGCGGAACATGAAGTGCGCGGTCGGCTCCTGCGGGCACTGCCAGCTGGGCCCGACCTTCATCTGCAAGGACGGCCCGGTCTACCCGCTGACGAAGATGGCGCCGCTCATGAGCGTCAAGGAGCTCTAG
- a CDS encoding cyclic nucleotide-binding domain-containing protein has product MEVESLARSLADQPFCKELTQAQVEFLAGCARNARFEAGDYVVREGSLADALFLIRSGRIAVESYVPGKGSVKVDTLNPGDILGWSVLLPPFRWHLDARALEPTLAFALDANCVRGKVQADHGFGYAFTLRLLAAASQRLMQARLQQLDVYKAELR; this is encoded by the coding sequence ATGGAAGTCGAATCGCTCGCACGTTCGCTCGCTGATCAGCCCTTCTGCAAGGAGCTCACCCAGGCCCAGGTCGAGTTCCTGGCGGGCTGCGCCCGGAACGCGCGCTTCGAGGCCGGAGACTACGTGGTCCGCGAGGGCTCCCTCGCGGACGCCCTGTTCTTGATCCGCAGCGGGCGCATCGCGGTCGAGAGCTACGTCCCCGGCAAGGGCTCGGTCAAGGTGGACACGCTGAACCCAGGGGACATTCTGGGCTGGTCCGTGCTCTTGCCGCCGTTCCGCTGGCACCTGGACGCGCGCGCTCTCGAGCCGACGTTGGCGTTCGCCCTCGATGCCAACTGCGTCCGCGGCAAGGTGCAGGCCGACCACGGCTTCGGCTACGCCTTCACGCTGCGCCTCTTGGCGGCAGCCTCCCAGCGCCTGATGCAGGCGCGTTTGCAGCAGCTGGACGTCTACAAAGCGGAGCTTCGATGA
- a CDS encoding hydrogenase maturation nickel metallochaperone HypA, whose protein sequence is MHESALARGLLEAVLQLAQERGARRVRRVVGELAETEHLHADAIGFHFAAHARGTAAEDAALELALTHLEARCRACATSYRPEHHLTLCPACGSTDADVMGTPGLRIDSLDVE, encoded by the coding sequence ATGCACGAATCCGCCCTGGCCCGCGGCCTGCTCGAAGCCGTGCTCCAGCTCGCCCAGGAGCGAGGCGCCAGGCGCGTGCGCCGGGTCGTCGGCGAGCTGGCCGAGACCGAGCACCTCCACGCGGACGCCATCGGCTTCCACTTCGCGGCCCACGCCCGCGGTACCGCGGCCGAAGACGCGGCGCTCGAGCTGGCGTTGACACACTTGGAGGCTCGCTGCCGGGCCTGCGCGACCAGCTACCGTCCGGAGCACCACCTCACGCTCTGCCCGGCCTGCGGCAGCACGGACGCCGACGTCATGGGCACACCGGGCCTTCGAATCGACAGCCTGGACGTCGAGTAA
- a CDS encoding Ni/Fe hydrogenase subunit alpha: MSTNTRTIKVDFLTRVEGEGALTIRFKGKEPKSVELRIFEPPRFFEGFLRGRSQLEAPDVTARICGICPVAYQMSACHAIEDAAGVELGPELRALRRLLYCGEWIESHVLHMFMLHAPDFLGYPDAIHMAKDHGELVKASLRMKKAGNAIVNVLGGREIHPINVCVGGFYRAPTVAELRALHPELSWSKQALAAAMPTLAGLPFPDFERPVELVSLKHPDEYPFCEGRIVSSRGLDIDVHDYEAHFEEQHVAHSTALHSVRVGHGPYVVGPLARFNLCFTELRPFAREVAESLGLRPPLLNPFKTLLVRGVETLQALDEAIALIEAYQPPARSRVPVPSRAGVGRAATEAPRGTLYHRYRVDAEGLIEEAKITPPTSQNQKSIEDDLFSIATRLAELPHEEATRLAEQTVRNYDPCISCSTHFLRLRLEQED; the protein is encoded by the coding sequence GTGAGCACGAACACCCGCACCATCAAGGTCGACTTCTTGACCCGCGTCGAGGGCGAAGGCGCCCTGACCATCCGCTTCAAGGGCAAGGAGCCCAAGAGTGTCGAGCTCCGCATCTTCGAGCCGCCGCGCTTCTTCGAAGGGTTTCTGCGCGGCCGTTCTCAGCTCGAGGCGCCGGACGTCACCGCGCGCATCTGCGGCATTTGCCCCGTCGCCTACCAGATGAGCGCCTGCCACGCCATCGAGGATGCGGCCGGTGTGGAGCTCGGGCCAGAGCTCCGCGCGCTCCGGCGCCTGCTCTACTGCGGGGAGTGGATCGAGAGCCACGTCCTCCACATGTTCATGCTGCACGCCCCGGACTTCCTCGGCTACCCCGACGCCATCCACATGGCCAAGGACCACGGCGAGCTGGTCAAGGCGTCGCTGCGCATGAAGAAGGCCGGCAACGCCATCGTGAACGTGCTGGGTGGGCGCGAGATCCACCCCATCAACGTCTGCGTGGGCGGCTTCTACCGCGCACCGACCGTGGCCGAGCTCCGCGCGCTCCATCCCGAGCTCAGTTGGTCGAAGCAGGCGCTGGCGGCGGCGATGCCCACCCTCGCCGGGCTGCCGTTCCCGGACTTCGAGCGCCCGGTCGAGTTGGTCAGCCTGAAGCACCCCGACGAGTACCCGTTCTGCGAGGGCCGCATCGTCTCGAGCCGGGGGCTGGACATCGACGTCCACGACTACGAGGCGCACTTCGAGGAGCAGCACGTCGCCCACTCGACGGCCTTGCACTCGGTGCGCGTCGGACACGGCCCGTACGTGGTTGGCCCGCTGGCACGCTTCAACCTGTGCTTCACCGAGCTACGGCCCTTCGCCCGGGAAGTCGCGGAGTCGTTGGGCCTCCGGCCACCGCTGCTCAATCCGTTCAAGACGCTGCTGGTGCGCGGCGTCGAGACGCTGCAAGCGCTGGACGAGGCCATCGCGCTGATCGAGGCCTACCAACCGCCCGCGCGCTCGCGCGTCCCGGTGCCCAGCCGCGCCGGAGTGGGCCGGGCCGCCACCGAGGCGCCGCGAGGGACGCTCTACCATCGCTATCGCGTCGACGCCGAAGGCCTGATCGAGGAGGCCAAGATCACCCCACCTACGTCCCAGAACCAGAAGTCCATCGAGGACGATCTGTTCTCGATCGCGACTCGGCTCGCGGAGCTGCCCCACGAGGAGGCGACCCGGCTCGCCGAGCAGACCGTGCGCAACTACGACCCCTGCATCTCGTGCTCCACCCACTTCCTCCGGCTCCGTCTGGAGCAGGAGGACTGA
- a CDS encoding acylphosphatase, which yields MRIGLTVRGVVQGVGFRPSVARLAHALGLSGFVRNERGSVRIEVQGERALELADALRALPPPIRVEKLEQETLAERAESDFVIAQSDASAAVEAALPADLATCAECAAEIEDAKARRFRYPFTNCTRCGPRFSIVEALPYDRGRTSMKRFELCADCSAEYGTEGDRRFHAEAMACPACGPVLELLDSGGKRLATREERRCSVPPRCSGKGASSRCAGSAAFSS from the coding sequence GTGCGCATTGGGCTCACGGTGCGGGGAGTCGTGCAGGGCGTCGGCTTTCGGCCGAGCGTGGCGCGGCTCGCCCACGCGCTCGGCCTGAGCGGCTTCGTGAGGAACGAGCGCGGCTCGGTGCGCATCGAGGTGCAAGGCGAGCGCGCGCTCGAGTTGGCCGATGCCCTGCGCGCGCTGCCGCCCCCGATCCGGGTCGAGAAGCTGGAGCAGGAGACGCTGGCGGAGCGCGCGGAGTCTGACTTCGTCATCGCCCAGAGCGACGCCAGCGCCGCCGTGGAGGCTGCGCTCCCCGCCGACCTCGCCACCTGCGCGGAGTGCGCGGCCGAGATCGAGGACGCGAAGGCCCGCCGCTTCCGCTACCCTTTCACCAACTGCACGCGCTGCGGCCCGCGCTTCAGCATCGTCGAGGCGCTGCCCTACGATCGCGGCCGCACCAGCATGAAGCGCTTCGAGCTGTGCGCGGACTGCTCGGCCGAGTATGGCACGGAGGGAGACCGCCGCTTCCACGCCGAGGCGATGGCTTGCCCCGCCTGCGGCCCTGTCCTCGAGCTCCTGGACTCTGGCGGCAAGCGCCTCGCGACACGAGAAGAGAGGCGCTGCAGCGTGCCGCCGCGTTGCTCCGGCAAGGGGGCATCCTCGCGCTGCGCGGGCTCGGCGGCTTTCAGCTCCTGA
- a CDS encoding CBS domain-containing protein, whose product MSSNRESTHAAIGPHRSGGEPAGPAETTPVGEVMTKHVVCVPPDLGIEALTDLFLERGISGAPVVDSSGRTLGIVSKTDVLRDYADRGETGEVGKPELQSGGIRAQLDRGMHVQELRDATVRDVMTPLAFTLPESASIARASALMALEGVHRVPVVAPNGKVVGILSALDVLRWLALREGYTVPTPRH is encoded by the coding sequence ATGAGCTCCAACAGAGAATCCACTCACGCCGCCATCGGGCCACATCGCTCGGGCGGTGAACCTGCGGGCCCAGCAGAGACCACTCCGGTCGGCGAGGTGATGACCAAGCACGTCGTGTGCGTGCCGCCGGACCTGGGCATCGAAGCCTTGACCGATCTGTTCCTGGAGCGCGGCATCAGTGGCGCGCCGGTGGTCGACTCCAGCGGTCGCACCCTCGGGATCGTGTCCAAGACGGACGTCCTCCGGGACTACGCCGACCGCGGTGAGACCGGCGAGGTCGGAAAGCCGGAGCTCCAGAGCGGAGGCATTCGCGCCCAGCTCGACCGCGGCATGCACGTCCAGGAGCTGCGCGACGCCACGGTGCGGGACGTGATGACCCCGCTCGCGTTCACGTTGCCGGAGTCGGCCTCGATAGCGCGCGCCTCGGCGTTGATGGCCCTGGAGGGAGTACACCGCGTGCCGGTCGTAGCCCCGAACGGCAAGGTCGTGGGGATCCTGAGCGCGCTCGACGTGCTGCGCTGGTTGGCGTTGCGCGAGGGGTACACGGTGCCAACCCCCCGGCATTGA
- the hypF gene encoding carbamoyltransferase HypF, which yields MLRQGGILALRGLGGFQLLTDATDDEAVRRLRSRKHREEKPLAVLFESLASLRSHAELSDREERWLTSAEAPILLVQRRAESNVGGSVAPGNSRLGAMLPYTPLHRILAKAVGRPLVCTSGNRAEEPMCTAVADAVKELGEIADELLVHNREIVRPVDDSVARVGPSGLCLVRRARGFAPRPVASLDTALTVLALGANLKSTVTLLHRGQLVPSHHLGDLESSAAIAGLERTVGDLCRFFDAKPDVVCCDLHPDYASSELAARLAQELGVPLLRVQHHHAHVASALAEHDVGHRVLGFAWDGSGLGTDGTIWGGEALVADGAHAERVAHLRPFRLPGGDAAARDPRRAALGVLHAIDPALAERYANRWYPAAHAKVLLGMLESADHSRPTSSLGRLFDAVSALLGLSERSSFEGQAALELELAAERAAPEAPYPIPLGDASPAVIDWEPAVRAVLGEGDPHLAAARFHATLVGVTALVAERVALKDVVLAGGCFQNRLLADGARALLEGRGFRVLSPELVPVNDGGVSVGQAFVAASVMGKS from the coding sequence TTGCTCCGGCAAGGGGGCATCCTCGCGCTGCGCGGGCTCGGCGGCTTTCAGCTCCTGACCGACGCCACGGACGACGAGGCGGTGCGCCGCCTGCGCTCGCGCAAGCATCGCGAGGAGAAGCCCTTGGCAGTGCTGTTCGAGTCGCTCGCGAGCCTCCGCTCGCACGCGGAGCTCTCGGATCGGGAGGAGCGCTGGCTCACCAGCGCTGAGGCCCCAATATTGCTCGTGCAGCGGCGCGCAGAGTCGAACGTCGGCGGCTCGGTGGCCCCGGGCAACTCCAGGCTCGGCGCGATGCTGCCGTACACGCCGCTCCACCGCATCCTGGCCAAGGCCGTGGGCCGCCCGCTGGTCTGCACCAGCGGGAACCGCGCCGAGGAGCCGATGTGCACTGCCGTCGCGGACGCGGTGAAGGAGCTCGGGGAAATCGCGGACGAGCTCCTGGTGCACAACCGCGAGATCGTGCGGCCCGTCGACGACTCCGTGGCGCGAGTCGGTCCGAGCGGCCTGTGCCTCGTGCGGCGCGCGCGAGGCTTCGCGCCACGCCCGGTGGCCAGCCTGGACACGGCGCTCACCGTGCTGGCGCTGGGCGCGAACCTGAAGAGCACGGTCACGCTGCTCCACCGCGGCCAGCTCGTCCCCAGCCACCACCTGGGCGATCTGGAGAGCAGCGCGGCCATCGCTGGGCTCGAGCGCACCGTCGGCGACCTGTGTCGCTTCTTCGACGCCAAGCCCGACGTGGTGTGCTGCGATCTTCACCCCGACTATGCCTCGAGCGAGCTGGCCGCGCGCCTGGCGCAGGAGCTCGGCGTGCCGCTCTTGCGGGTGCAACACCATCACGCGCACGTCGCCTCGGCCCTGGCCGAGCACGACGTCGGGCACCGAGTGCTCGGCTTCGCCTGGGACGGCAGCGGCCTCGGCACCGACGGCACCATCTGGGGTGGCGAGGCGCTGGTGGCCGACGGCGCCCACGCCGAGCGCGTGGCTCACCTCCGGCCGTTCCGCCTGCCGGGTGGCGACGCGGCAGCGCGCGACCCGCGGCGCGCGGCGCTCGGGGTGCTGCACGCGATCGATCCCGCGCTGGCGGAGCGCTACGCGAACCGCTGGTACCCGGCGGCCCACGCCAAGGTGCTGCTCGGCATGCTGGAGAGCGCCGACCACTCCCGCCCTACCAGCAGCCTGGGCCGGCTGTTCGACGCGGTCTCCGCCCTGCTCGGGCTCTCGGAGCGCTCGAGCTTCGAGGGGCAGGCCGCGCTCGAGCTCGAGCTGGCAGCGGAGCGCGCTGCGCCCGAGGCGCCTTATCCAATCCCGCTCGGCGACGCGTCACCGGCAGTCATCGACTGGGAACCCGCAGTGCGCGCCGTGCTCGGCGAAGGCGATCCACACCTGGCAGCGGCGCGCTTCCACGCGACGCTGGTCGGGGTCACCGCGCTCGTCGCGGAGCGCGTGGCCCTGAAGGACGTGGTGCTCGCCGGCGGCTGCTTCCAGAATCGGCTGCTCGCCGACGGCGCCCGCGCGCTGCTCGAGGGCCGTGGGTTTCGCGTGCTCTCGCCCGAGCTCGTCCCGGTGAACGACGGCGGCGTCTCGGTGGGACAAGCCTTCGTCGCCGCGAGCGTCATGGGGAAGAGCTGA
- a CDS encoding oxidoreductase produces the protein MKAPKKPKLAVFKLASCDGCQLSLLDCEDELLAVAGAVEIAYFLEASSRIVKGPYDLTLVEGSVTTEHDAERLREIRKLSKKLVTIGACATAGGIQALRNYADVNDYLRVVYARPEYIRTLARSTAVAEHVPVDFELRGCPIDKRQLLEVLNAFLNARPPRIGNHSVCLDCKRRGTVCVMVAQGTPCLGPVTHSGCNALCPSYTRGCFACFGPAESANPEGLRPALAKLGLTGPEVARLYATFNAAAPKFAAEHLQLAGEKERGP, from the coding sequence GTGAAAGCGCCCAAGAAGCCCAAGCTCGCGGTGTTCAAGCTGGCCTCCTGCGACGGCTGCCAGCTCAGCTTGCTGGACTGCGAAGACGAGCTCCTGGCGGTGGCCGGCGCCGTGGAGATCGCCTACTTCCTGGAGGCATCCAGCCGCATCGTGAAGGGCCCCTACGACCTGACGCTGGTCGAGGGCTCCGTCACCACCGAACACGACGCGGAGCGTCTGCGCGAAATCCGCAAACTCAGCAAGAAGCTCGTGACCATCGGCGCCTGCGCGACCGCCGGCGGCATCCAGGCGCTGAGGAACTACGCCGACGTGAACGACTACCTCCGGGTCGTGTACGCGAGGCCCGAGTACATCCGGACGCTGGCCAGGTCGACGGCCGTGGCGGAGCACGTACCGGTGGACTTCGAGCTCAGGGGCTGCCCGATCGACAAGCGGCAGCTGCTCGAGGTGCTGAACGCCTTCCTCAACGCCCGTCCGCCCCGCATCGGCAACCACTCGGTGTGCCTCGACTGCAAGCGACGCGGCACCGTGTGCGTCATGGTGGCGCAGGGCACACCCTGTCTCGGGCCGGTGACCCACAGCGGCTGCAACGCCCTCTGCCCGAGCTACACGCGGGGCTGCTTCGCCTGCTTCGGCCCGGCGGAGAGCGCCAACCCCGAAGGGCTGAGACCGGCGCTCGCGAAGCTCGGCCTCACGGGCCCGGAGGTCGCGCGGCTGTACGCGACTTTCAACGCCGCCGCACCGAAGTTCGCGGCAGAGCACCTTCAGCTCGCAGGCGAGAAGGAGCGCGGGCCGTGA
- a CDS encoding hydrogenase maturation protease: MAVRVIGLGQRAAGDDGVGLCVLDALAANPPNGAELHQVADPARLVELLQGAERVVLVDAAVGAGPAGGVLALGLSELAEAPLSPVSTHGISVRQALELARVLAGGALPEVLLLAVAIEPPTAHGTELSGPVAAAVPVAAAKVRELLAK, encoded by the coding sequence GTGGCGGTCCGGGTGATCGGGCTCGGCCAGCGCGCAGCTGGCGACGACGGCGTGGGCCTCTGCGTGCTCGACGCGCTGGCGGCGAACCCTCCAAACGGCGCGGAGCTCCACCAGGTAGCGGATCCCGCCCGGCTGGTGGAGCTGCTCCAGGGCGCCGAGCGCGTGGTGCTTGTGGATGCGGCGGTCGGTGCGGGGCCAGCAGGGGGCGTGCTCGCGCTCGGGCTCTCCGAGCTCGCGGAGGCGCCGCTCTCACCGGTCTCGACCCACGGCATCAGCGTCAGGCAGGCCTTGGAGCTGGCCCGGGTGCTCGCGGGCGGGGCGCTGCCCGAGGTTCTGCTCTTGGCCGTAGCCATCGAGCCGCCGACCGCCCATGGCACGGAGCTGTCTGGACCGGTCGCCGCGGCGGTGCCCGTCGCGGCGGCGAAGGTCCGCGAGCTGCTCGCCAAGTGA